A portion of the Achromobacter sp. MFA1 R4 genome contains these proteins:
- a CDS encoding branched-chain amino acid aminotransferase → MDALFWHKGHWTTENPKLLGPADHAFWMASMVFDGARAFRGLTPDLDLHCQRVVRSAEKMLMKPQMGWEEIQDLCLQAVAKFPEGSELYIKPMFFCADGFLLPDAEKTQFVLHVFKVPMPGDQGFSACFSSFARSWPNMAPTDAKASCLYPNGQRAIREAAEKGFDNAIMLDGAGNIAEFATSNLWLAKDGVVSTPVDNGTFLNGITRRRVLALLKADGVEVQERSLTRADVEEADEVFSSGNYGKVVHVNRVESRTLEYGPMARRAHKLYMDYAESTRRG, encoded by the coding sequence ATGGATGCCTTGTTCTGGCACAAAGGTCACTGGACCACCGAAAACCCCAAACTGCTCGGCCCGGCCGACCACGCCTTCTGGATGGCCAGCATGGTCTTCGACGGCGCGCGCGCATTCCGCGGCCTGACCCCGGACCTGGACCTGCACTGCCAGCGCGTCGTGCGCTCGGCGGAAAAGATGCTGATGAAGCCGCAGATGGGTTGGGAAGAGATCCAGGACCTGTGCCTGCAGGCCGTTGCCAAGTTTCCGGAAGGGTCTGAGCTCTACATCAAACCCATGTTCTTCTGCGCCGACGGTTTCCTGCTGCCTGACGCCGAAAAGACCCAGTTCGTGCTGCACGTCTTCAAGGTGCCGATGCCCGGCGACCAGGGATTCTCGGCCTGCTTCTCCAGCTTTGCGCGTTCGTGGCCCAACATGGCGCCCACCGACGCCAAGGCGTCCTGCCTGTACCCGAACGGCCAGCGTGCCATCCGCGAAGCGGCTGAAAAAGGCTTCGACAACGCCATCATGCTGGACGGCGCCGGCAACATCGCCGAGTTCGCCACCAGCAATCTGTGGCTGGCCAAGGACGGCGTCGTGTCCACGCCCGTGGACAACGGCACCTTCCTGAACGGCATCACCCGCCGCCGCGTGCTGGCCCTGCTCAAGGCCGACGGCGTCGAGGTCCAGGAGCGCAGCCTGACGCGCGCCGACGTCGAGGAAGCCGACGAAGTGTTCTCGTCGGGCAATTACGGCAAGGTGGTGCACGTGAACCGCGTCGAATCGCGCACGCTGGAATACGGCCCGATGGCGCGCCGCGCCCACAAGCTGTACATGGATTACGCGGAAAGCACCCGCCGGGGCTGA
- a CDS encoding ABC transporter substrate-binding protein, which yields MRNTHLVSGLGALALAAALLSPLAAHAAPAAPTCEVDRPVRFSGLNWESNLVLAGIERYVLEHGYGCKTTVEIGETLPMLAALQRGDVDVTPEVWPGQIEGAWKKALASGKVLGVGHVYDAGEGWYIPRYTAERHPDLKSAADLARFKEVFADPEDPGRGRIYGCPAGWACGTLNDNLLRALKLDKDYTLFAPGSGAAQKAAIVSAYKRKRDIVFYYWTPTSLVGALDLVKLQLPAFDQAAYTCMTDPKCANPVATEFKPNPVVTGMNADFAKAAPRVTEFLSKLTVPDEAIDATLGWLENEGKEPEDAARYFLKQYGPVWRQWMPADVADRVQAALAKE from the coding sequence ATGCGCAACACGCATCTCGTTTCCGGCCTCGGCGCGCTCGCGCTGGCCGCCGCCCTGCTGTCCCCCCTGGCGGCCCACGCCGCCCCCGCCGCCCCAACTTGCGAAGTCGACCGCCCCGTGCGTTTCAGCGGCCTGAACTGGGAATCCAACCTGGTCCTGGCCGGCATCGAACGCTACGTGCTGGAACACGGCTACGGCTGCAAGACCACGGTTGAAATCGGCGAAACCCTGCCGATGCTGGCCGCGCTGCAACGCGGCGACGTCGACGTCACGCCCGAAGTGTGGCCCGGCCAGATCGAAGGCGCCTGGAAGAAGGCGCTGGCCAGCGGCAAGGTACTGGGCGTGGGCCATGTCTATGACGCTGGCGAAGGCTGGTACATCCCCCGCTACACGGCCGAACGGCACCCGGACCTGAAGTCCGCCGCCGACCTGGCGCGCTTCAAGGAGGTGTTTGCCGATCCCGAGGATCCCGGCCGCGGCCGCATCTACGGCTGCCCGGCGGGCTGGGCCTGCGGCACGCTGAACGACAACCTGCTGCGCGCCCTGAAGCTGGACAAGGACTACACCCTGTTCGCCCCCGGTTCCGGCGCCGCCCAAAAGGCCGCCATCGTGTCGGCCTACAAGCGCAAGCGCGACATCGTCTTTTATTACTGGACGCCCACGTCGCTGGTCGGTGCGCTGGACCTGGTGAAGCTGCAACTGCCGGCGTTCGACCAGGCGGCCTACACCTGCATGACCGATCCCAAGTGCGCCAACCCCGTGGCCACCGAATTCAAGCCCAATCCGGTCGTCACGGGCATGAACGCCGATTTCGCGAAGGCCGCGCCGCGCGTCACCGAATTCCTGTCCAAGCTGACCGTGCCCGACGAGGCCATCGATGCCACGCTGGGCTGGCTGGAAAACGAGGGCAAGGAACCCGAGGACGCCGCGCGCTATTTCCTCAAGCAGTACGGCCCGGTCTGGCGGCAATGGATGCCCGCGGATGTCGCCGACCGCGTGCAGGCGGCGCTGGCCAAGGAATAG
- a CDS encoding branched-chain amino acid ABC transporter permease yields MNRQFLGYAVLAVVVAALPFMGVYPIFAMKVMCYALFACAFNLLLGFTGLLSFGHAAFLGSAAYAAGHSMKVWGLPTELGLLFGVGVAALLGLAMGAVAIRRSGIYFAMITLALAQMVFFFFLQAGFTGGEDGLQSVPRGTLLGIVDLSNDLNLYYLVMAIFIIGYFIIWRTVHSPFGQVLQAVRENEPRAISLGYDVDRFKLVAFVLSAALAGLAGATKTLVFVSATLSDATWQMSGLVILMTLIGGLGTLTGPVLGAFIVVLLENKVGDFGQMMAKWTGVEWFLRLGESVTIVSGLIFVICVLAFRRGIVGELGALFNRRRAARA; encoded by the coding sequence ATGAATCGTCAATTCCTGGGCTATGCGGTCCTGGCGGTCGTGGTGGCCGCGCTCCCCTTCATGGGCGTGTACCCGATCTTCGCCATGAAGGTCATGTGCTACGCGCTCTTTGCCTGCGCCTTCAATCTGCTGTTGGGCTTCACGGGACTCCTGTCCTTCGGCCATGCCGCCTTCCTGGGCAGCGCGGCCTACGCCGCCGGGCACAGCATGAAGGTCTGGGGCCTGCCGACCGAACTCGGCCTGCTCTTTGGCGTGGGCGTGGCGGCGCTGCTGGGCCTGGCCATGGGCGCCGTCGCCATCCGACGCAGCGGCATCTACTTCGCCATGATCACGCTGGCGCTGGCGCAGATGGTGTTCTTCTTCTTCCTGCAAGCCGGCTTCACGGGCGGCGAGGACGGCCTGCAAAGCGTGCCGCGCGGCACCCTGCTGGGAATCGTCGATCTGTCCAACGACCTGAACCTGTACTACCTGGTGATGGCCATCTTCATCATTGGCTACTTCATCATCTGGCGCACGGTGCACTCGCCTTTCGGGCAGGTGCTGCAGGCCGTGCGCGAGAACGAACCCCGCGCGATTTCGCTGGGGTACGACGTGGACCGCTTCAAGCTGGTGGCCTTCGTGCTGTCGGCCGCGCTGGCCGGGCTGGCGGGCGCCACGAAGACGCTGGTGTTCGTGTCCGCCACGCTGTCGGACGCCACCTGGCAGATGTCCGGGCTGGTGATCCTGATGACGCTGATCGGTGGACTGGGCACGCTGACCGGCCCCGTGCTGGGCGCGTTCATCGTCGTGCTGCTCGAGAACAAGGTGGGCGACTTCGGCCAGATGATGGCCAAGTGGACCGGCGTGGAATGGTTCCTGCGCCTGGGCGAGTCCGTCACGATCGTGAGCGGCCTGATCTTCGTGATCTGCGTGCTGGCCTTCCGGCGCGGCATCGTGGGCGAACTGGGCGCGCTGTTCAACCGGCGCCGCGCCGCGCGGGCCTGA
- a CDS encoding N-acyl homoserine lactonase family protein: MTLPEYEVYAVRYAQMARRRRDNFLGGDPHDGDMPMDFFVWLVRGAGRVVLVDTGFNSDMARKRQRDLIHCPIGALAELGVQPGDVQHVVLTHLHYDHAGNLDLLPEAKFHVQDDEMDYATGRCMCLQPLRHAYAVEDVVSLVRRVYEDRVVFHDGDEALLPGIELLKIGGHTKGLQSVRVHTTRGWVVLASDASHYYENMERERPFPIVYNTAQMLSGYARLQAAAQSDQHVVPGHDPAVLQRYPRWEDSPHVAMLHLPPREE, encoded by the coding sequence ATGACGCTACCCGAGTACGAGGTCTATGCCGTCCGCTACGCCCAAATGGCGCGACGGCGGCGCGACAATTTCCTGGGCGGCGATCCGCACGACGGCGATATGCCCATGGATTTCTTCGTGTGGCTGGTGCGTGGGGCGGGCCGCGTCGTGTTGGTCGATACGGGCTTCAATTCGGACATGGCGCGCAAGCGGCAGCGCGACCTCATCCACTGCCCGATCGGCGCGCTGGCGGAACTGGGTGTGCAGCCCGGGGATGTGCAGCACGTGGTGCTGACGCATCTGCATTATGACCACGCGGGCAACCTGGACCTGTTGCCCGAAGCGAAATTCCACGTGCAGGATGACGAAATGGACTACGCCACGGGCCGCTGCATGTGCCTTCAGCCCCTGCGGCACGCCTACGCGGTCGAGGACGTGGTGTCGCTGGTCAGGCGGGTGTACGAGGACCGCGTGGTGTTCCATGACGGCGACGAGGCGCTCCTGCCGGGCATCGAACTATTGAAGATAGGCGGCCACACCAAAGGCCTGCAATCGGTGCGCGTGCACACGACGCGCGGCTGGGTGGTGCTGGCGTCGGACGCCAGCCACTACTACGAGAACATGGAGCGGGAGCGCCCGTTCCCCATCGTCTACAACACCGCGCAGATGCTGTCGGGCTATGCCAGGCTGCAGGCGGCCGCGCAGTCCGACCAGCACGTGGTGCCAGGCCATGATCCGGCGGTGCTGCAGCGCTACCCGCGATGGGAGGACTCCCCCCACGTGGCGATGCTGCATCTGCCGCCGCGGGAGGAATGA
- a CDS encoding branched-chain amino acid ABC transporter permease — translation MTVISLEAGMARPAPVQWLLWLALAAIAATPWFAGPFVQHLAVLTCLNVLIVNGLALIARCGQLSLGHAAFVAVGAYGSVLAARHLGWSFVPSTLAGVALTAVIALVLGAIILRLKGVYFVLVTFAFGELVRLVLLDGSSWSGGANGVTGIQPAALAGVTFDTRASFYGLALCVALGSVALLAAVARRPFGHAIDAVAENPALAESTGLSVRRIQLCAFVGGCALAAAGGALQARYVGYVSPESFNASISIGFIIMLVIGGRRSVWGGLIGAMVLTPLPELFRGAVQTQHIFYGAALILILRFLPAGLAGLLGPWQARRGKEPQ, via the coding sequence ATGACAGTAATTTCGCTTGAAGCCGGCATGGCGCGGCCCGCGCCCGTGCAGTGGTTGCTATGGCTGGCGCTGGCGGCCATCGCCGCGACGCCATGGTTCGCCGGACCTTTCGTACAGCACCTGGCGGTGTTGACCTGCCTGAACGTCCTGATCGTGAATGGCCTGGCGCTGATCGCCCGCTGCGGCCAGTTGTCGCTGGGGCACGCGGCCTTCGTCGCGGTGGGGGCCTATGGCTCGGTGCTGGCCGCGCGCCACCTGGGCTGGAGCTTCGTGCCGTCCACGCTGGCCGGGGTGGCGCTGACCGCCGTGATCGCGCTGGTGCTGGGCGCCATCATTCTGCGCTTGAAGGGGGTGTACTTCGTGTTGGTGACGTTCGCATTCGGTGAGCTGGTGCGCCTGGTGCTACTTGATGGGTCGTCCTGGTCAGGCGGCGCCAACGGCGTCACGGGCATCCAGCCCGCGGCGCTGGCGGGCGTGACGTTCGACACGCGCGCCAGCTTCTACGGCCTGGCGCTGTGCGTCGCGCTGGGTTCCGTGGCGCTGCTGGCCGCGGTGGCGCGGCGCCCGTTCGGCCACGCCATCGACGCCGTCGCGGAAAACCCCGCGCTGGCGGAATCCACCGGTTTGAGCGTGCGGCGCATCCAGCTGTGCGCTTTCGTGGGCGGTTGCGCGCTGGCCGCGGCCGGTGGCGCATTGCAGGCGCGTTACGTGGGCTATGTGTCGCCGGAGTCCTTCAACGCCAGCATATCCATCGGCTTCATCATCATGCTGGTCATCGGGGGGCGGCGTTCGGTCTGGGGAGGACTGATCGGCGCCATGGTCCTGACGCCCCTGCCCGAACTTTTCCGTGGGGCGGTTCAGACGCAGCATATCTTTTATGGCGCGGCGCTGATCCTGATCCTGCGTTTTCTACCCGCCGGCCTGGCCGGCCTGCTGGGGCCCTGGCAGGCGCGCCGGGGCAAGGAGCCACAATGA
- a CDS encoding ABC transporter substrate-binding protein has translation MRYPIILASAFALAAASNAHAQETLKLGALVTLSGAGAAWGQGMKNAAEVAADQVNEAGGLEVGGKKYRVQVVAYDDKYQANEAVTVANRLVFEDKVRYVIGPVGSAPVLAIQPMTEKNKVIVLTLGFTAKALAGDKPYTFRPNVTTAEVSQPQIDWLVKAQGLRKVGALFPNDETGQQIALDLEAAYKKAGAALATKEFFERDRVDFVPLLTRMMARGIDAIELDGNSPTTAGLIVKQARELGFEGKIVRTGGPATQEIVNVAGKQATEGMLVHTPIDPELPATQAYAQRYAAKYKHPMNGFSPAFYDGTNMLFEAMRRAGTVEDTERVRVELEKLDDFEGSLGKLSWTGKARYGIDHQLNAPFYVAEVKDGREVIRARCTVEGCR, from the coding sequence ATGCGTTATCCGATCATCCTGGCCAGCGCTTTCGCGCTGGCCGCAGCTTCCAACGCCCACGCCCAAGAGACGCTGAAGCTGGGCGCGCTGGTCACGCTTTCTGGCGCCGGCGCGGCCTGGGGCCAGGGCATGAAAAACGCCGCGGAGGTCGCCGCCGACCAGGTGAACGAGGCGGGCGGCCTGGAAGTGGGCGGCAAGAAGTACCGCGTGCAGGTGGTGGCCTACGACGACAAGTACCAGGCAAACGAGGCCGTCACCGTGGCGAACCGCCTGGTGTTCGAGGACAAGGTGCGCTATGTGATCGGCCCCGTCGGGTCCGCGCCCGTGCTCGCCATCCAGCCGATGACCGAAAAGAACAAGGTCATCGTGCTGACGCTGGGATTCACGGCCAAAGCCCTGGCCGGCGACAAGCCCTATACCTTCCGCCCCAACGTCACCACCGCCGAGGTCTCGCAGCCGCAGATCGACTGGCTCGTCAAGGCGCAGGGCCTGCGCAAGGTCGGCGCGCTGTTCCCCAACGACGAAACCGGCCAGCAGATCGCGCTGGACCTGGAGGCCGCCTACAAGAAAGCGGGCGCGGCGCTGGCCACCAAGGAATTCTTCGAGCGCGACCGCGTCGACTTCGTGCCGCTCCTGACCCGCATGATGGCGCGCGGCATCGACGCCATTGAACTGGACGGCAATTCCCCCACCACCGCGGGCCTCATCGTCAAGCAGGCGCGCGAACTGGGATTCGAAGGCAAGATCGTACGCACGGGCGGCCCTGCCACCCAGGAGATCGTCAACGTGGCCGGCAAGCAGGCGACCGAAGGCATGCTGGTCCATACGCCGATCGATCCGGAACTGCCCGCCACCCAGGCCTATGCCCAGCGCTACGCGGCCAAGTACAAGCACCCGATGAACGGCTTCAGCCCCGCCTTCTATGACGGCACCAACATGCTGTTCGAGGCCATGCGGCGCGCCGGCACGGTGGAGGACACGGAACGCGTGCGCGTCGAACTGGAGAAGCTGGACGATTTCGAGGGCTCACTGGGCAAGCTGAGCTGGACCGGCAAGGCCAGGTACGGCATCGATCACCAGCTCAATGCGCCGTTCTACGTCGCCGAGGTCAAGGATGGCCGCGAGGTCATCCGCGCCCGCTGCACGGTCGAAGGATGCCGCTAG
- a CDS encoding branched-chain amino acid ABC transporter permease, which produces MDWSILLAQATINGLIVGLLYLLMAVGFTLVFGVMRMVNFAHGEFYMLGAFGAYYLTTQAGFAFLPAVALTFALAVAGGAVLEWGVLKPFRRDELNGMIATIGLAMILQNLALMFFGPDPLSMPAVAQGTARMGKVVMPLSRLYVVLFALLALALLYGFLRYSRPGRALRAVVEDFEIAAIQGIRSRIYYPLGFGLGVGLAAVAGALMAPLFSVSPFVGATPLLKAFIVVILGGLGSIPGAAVAGLALGLAESYGSLLFESSTADMLIFAIVIVMLVVRPKGLLGRGEA; this is translated from the coding sequence GTGGATTGGAGCATTCTGCTGGCGCAGGCCACGATAAATGGCTTGATCGTGGGGCTGCTGTACCTGCTGATGGCGGTGGGCTTTACGCTGGTGTTCGGCGTGATGCGGATGGTGAACTTCGCGCACGGCGAGTTCTACATGCTGGGCGCGTTCGGCGCGTACTACCTGACCACCCAGGCGGGCTTTGCCTTTCTGCCTGCCGTGGCCCTTACCTTTGCATTGGCGGTGGCGGGGGGCGCGGTGCTGGAGTGGGGCGTCCTCAAGCCGTTCCGGCGCGACGAACTCAACGGCATGATCGCTACCATCGGCCTGGCGATGATCCTGCAGAACCTCGCGCTGATGTTCTTTGGCCCCGACCCGCTGTCGATGCCGGCCGTCGCCCAGGGCACGGCCCGAATGGGCAAGGTGGTGATGCCGCTTTCGCGGCTGTACGTGGTGCTGTTCGCGCTGCTGGCGCTGGCGCTGCTGTACGGCTTCCTGCGGTATTCGCGGCCCGGGCGCGCGCTGCGCGCGGTGGTCGAGGATTTCGAGATCGCCGCCATCCAGGGCATCCGTTCGCGCATCTACTATCCGCTGGGCTTCGGCCTGGGGGTGGGGCTGGCGGCCGTGGCCGGCGCGCTGATGGCGCCGCTGTTCTCGGTGTCGCCGTTCGTGGGCGCCACGCCGCTGCTCAAGGCGTTCATCGTGGTGATCCTGGGCGGACTGGGCAGCATTCCGGGCGCCGCCGTGGCAGGGCTGGCGCTGGGGTTGGCGGAAAGCTACGGCAGCCTGCTGTTCGAAAGCAGCACCGCGGACATGCTCATCTTTGCCATCGTGATCGTGATGCTGGTCGTGCGGCCCAAGGGGCTGCTGGGACGGGGGGAGGCCTGA
- a CDS encoding ABC transporter ATP-binding protein, whose protein sequence is MSQPLLQVRSLSRSFGGLTALRGLEFAVAQGEIVGLIGPNGAGKTTAFNVISGAMPPSAGSVHFDGLDISGAPPSRVVVHGLARTFQSTSTYPDVTVAENIHRGMLSRVRHSWLRRLAGRSEDLLSSAEVAREVDRLLTLLDLQAWRDAPAGSLAYGLQKKLGIAVALACRPRMLLLDEPAAGLNHEECNELGRLLRRLQDEEGLTMLLVEHHMALVMELCHRIVVLVQGEKIAEGTPQSIRDNPVVIEAYLGAPDYAHA, encoded by the coding sequence ATGAGCCAACCTCTATTACAGGTGAGAAGCCTGTCGCGCAGTTTCGGCGGCCTGACTGCCTTGCGCGGCCTGGAGTTCGCTGTCGCGCAGGGAGAGATCGTCGGACTGATCGGACCCAACGGCGCGGGCAAGACCACCGCCTTCAACGTCATCAGCGGAGCCATGCCGCCCAGCGCGGGGTCGGTCCACTTCGACGGCCTCGATATTTCGGGGGCGCCGCCAAGCCGCGTGGTGGTGCACGGGCTGGCACGCACTTTCCAGTCCACGTCCACCTATCCCGACGTCACGGTGGCCGAAAATATCCATCGCGGCATGCTGTCGCGCGTGCGGCATTCCTGGCTGCGGCGCCTGGCGGGACGCAGCGAGGACCTGCTGTCGTCTGCCGAGGTCGCGCGCGAGGTCGATCGCCTGCTCACGCTGCTGGACCTGCAGGCTTGGCGCGACGCGCCTGCTGGCTCGCTGGCCTACGGTCTGCAGAAGAAGCTGGGCATCGCGGTCGCGCTGGCCTGCCGGCCCCGCATGCTGCTGCTGGACGAGCCCGCGGCCGGCCTGAACCATGAAGAATGCAACGAGCTGGGCCGGCTGCTGCGGCGGCTGCAAGACGAAGAAGGGCTGACGATGCTGCTGGTCGAGCATCACATGGCGCTGGTCATGGAACTCTGCCATCGCATCGTCGTGCTGGTGCAGGGCGAGAAGATCGCCGAAGGCACGCCGCAATCCATCCGCGACAACCCGGTCGTGATCGAAGCCTATCTGGGAGCCCCCGACTATGCCCATGCTTGA
- a CDS encoding ABC transporter ATP-binding protein — protein MPMLEVQDLHVRYGQLEAVRGVSFNVEQGEIVALVGSNGAGKSSTLKALIGLAAVASGRVRFEGRDFTRLGSAARVSAGLALSPEGRRLFGRMTVLDNLLAGAHAVGSRAGVRTRLDEIYALFPRVQERRAQLAGSLSGGEQQMVAIGRAMMAQPRLLMLDEPSLGIAPKIVAEIAGAIQRINRESGIAIVLVEQNARLALRLAHQAYAFEHGEVVRSGKGDELLADPFVQKAYLGI, from the coding sequence ATGCCCATGCTTGAAGTCCAGGATCTGCATGTGCGTTATGGGCAGCTGGAGGCGGTGCGTGGCGTCAGTTTCAACGTCGAGCAGGGCGAAATCGTTGCGCTGGTCGGGTCGAACGGGGCGGGCAAGAGTTCCACGCTCAAAGCGCTGATCGGACTGGCGGCCGTGGCGAGCGGGCGCGTACGCTTCGAAGGACGCGACTTCACCCGATTGGGATCGGCAGCGCGCGTCTCGGCTGGCCTGGCGCTCTCGCCGGAGGGACGGCGGCTGTTCGGGCGGATGACCGTCCTGGACAACCTGCTGGCGGGAGCCCACGCGGTCGGCTCGCGTGCGGGCGTGCGGACGCGGCTGGACGAGATCTACGCGCTGTTCCCGCGGGTTCAGGAGCGGCGTGCCCAGCTCGCGGGTTCTCTCTCCGGCGGCGAACAGCAGATGGTGGCCATCGGACGTGCGATGATGGCGCAACCCCGCCTGCTGATGCTGGACGAGCCGTCGCTGGGGATCGCGCCCAAGATCGTGGCCGAGATCGCGGGCGCCATCCAGCGCATCAACCGTGAAAGCGGTATCGCCATTGTGCTGGTGGAGCAGAACGCGCGCCTGGCCCTGCGCCTTGCGCACCAGGCTTACGCATTCGAGCACGGCGAAGTGGTCCGCAGCGGCAAGGGCGACGAGCTGCTGGCGGATCCTTTCGTGCAAAAGGCCTATCTTGGAATCTGA
- a CDS encoding branched-chain amino acid ABC transporter permease gives MTDIFGIPIQALFGQLLLGLVNGSFYAMLSLGLAVIFGLLNVINFAHGALYMLGAFIAWMGLSYFGLNYWIMLILAPLIVGLFGIIIEKLLLKHLYKLDHLYGLLLTFGLTLLIEGLFRSFYGVSGQPYPTPDALRGATNLGFMILPNYRGWVVAASIIVCFATWFVIERTRLGALLRAGTENPRLVESFGVNVPRMITLTYGFGVALAGFAGVLAAPVLQISPLMGSNLIIVVFAVVVIGGMGSILGAIVTGLGLGVIEGLTKVFWPEASSTVVFIIMAIVLLIRPAGLFGKEK, from the coding sequence ATGACTGACATTTTCGGCATCCCCATACAGGCCTTGTTCGGCCAGTTATTACTGGGCCTGGTCAACGGTTCCTTCTATGCAATGCTGTCGCTCGGACTTGCCGTTATCTTCGGGCTGCTGAACGTCATCAACTTCGCTCACGGCGCCCTCTACATGCTGGGCGCCTTCATCGCCTGGATGGGGCTGTCGTACTTCGGCCTGAATTACTGGATCATGCTGATCCTGGCGCCGCTGATCGTGGGGCTGTTCGGCATCATCATCGAAAAGTTGCTGCTCAAGCACCTGTACAAGCTGGACCACCTGTACGGCCTGCTGCTCACGTTTGGGCTGACGCTGCTGATCGAGGGGCTGTTCCGCAGTTTCTACGGCGTCTCGGGCCAGCCCTACCCCACGCCCGACGCCCTGCGCGGCGCGACCAACCTGGGCTTCATGATCCTGCCGAACTACCGCGGCTGGGTCGTGGCGGCTTCGATCATCGTGTGCTTTGCCACGTGGTTCGTCATTGAACGCACGCGGCTGGGCGCCCTGCTGCGCGCCGGCACCGAAAATCCGCGGCTGGTGGAATCCTTCGGCGTGAACGTGCCGCGCATGATCACGCTGACGTACGGCTTCGGCGTCGCGCTGGCGGGTTTTGCCGGCGTGCTGGCCGCGCCGGTGCTGCAGATTTCGCCGCTGATGGGGTCCAACCTCATCATCGTCGTGTTCGCGGTGGTCGTGATCGGGGGCATGGGGTCGATTCTCGGCGCCATCGTCACCGGGCTGGGCCTGGGCGTGATCGAGGGCCTCACCAAGGTGTTCTGGCCCGAAGCGTCCAGCACGGTCGTCTTCATCATCATGGCCATTGTTCTGTTGATCCGCCCGGCCGGGCTGTTCGGAAAAGAAAAATGA
- a CDS encoding ABC transporter substrate-binding protein gives MKLHTITAALAMAGLGFAGATAHAQGISDDVIRIGFITDMSGVYSDIDGKAGLDAVRMAIEDFGGSVNGKKIEVVSADHQNKADVASARAREWFDQQKVDVIIAGTNSATSLAMAAVAAEKKKPFIAVGAGSSDLTNAQCSPYTVHYAYDTVALARGTGSAVVKDGGKSWFFLTADYAFGHALERDTMAVVKANGGDVKGQVRAPLGASDFSSFLLQAQASKAQILGMANAGGDTINTVKAANEFGVTQTMKLAGLLVFINDVHSLGLEATKGMYLTDGWYWDQSDASRAWAKKFESKVGRKPSMLQAGDYSSATFYLNAVKATGSDNGDDVMKWMKSNKVNDFFAQGGFVREDGRMIHDMYLMQVKTPAESKGPWDYYKVVATLPGDEVYTKLSESTCKLVKK, from the coding sequence ATGAAGCTGCACACCATCACTGCTGCACTGGCCATGGCGGGCCTGGGATTCGCGGGGGCAACCGCCCACGCTCAAGGTATCTCCGACGATGTCATCCGCATCGGATTCATCACCGACATGTCGGGCGTCTACTCCGACATCGACGGCAAGGCCGGCCTGGACGCGGTCCGCATGGCGATCGAGGATTTCGGCGGCTCGGTCAACGGCAAGAAGATCGAAGTGGTCTCCGCCGACCACCAGAACAAGGCCGACGTGGCATCGGCCCGTGCCCGCGAATGGTTCGACCAGCAGAAGGTCGATGTCATCATCGCCGGCACCAACTCGGCCACCAGCCTGGCCATGGCGGCCGTCGCCGCCGAAAAGAAAAAGCCGTTCATCGCGGTCGGCGCCGGCTCGTCCGACCTGACCAATGCCCAGTGTTCGCCCTACACCGTGCACTACGCCTACGACACCGTGGCGCTGGCGCGCGGCACCGGGTCGGCGGTGGTCAAGGACGGCGGCAAGAGCTGGTTCTTCCTGACGGCCGACTACGCCTTCGGCCACGCGCTGGAGCGCGACACGATGGCGGTCGTCAAGGCCAACGGCGGCGACGTGAAGGGCCAGGTCCGCGCACCGCTGGGCGCCTCCGACTTCTCGTCCTTCCTGCTGCAGGCGCAGGCCTCCAAGGCGCAGATCCTGGGCATGGCCAATGCGGGCGGCGACACCATCAACACGGTCAAGGCCGCCAATGAATTCGGCGTGACCCAGACCATGAAGCTGGCCGGACTGCTGGTGTTCATCAACGACGTGCACTCGCTCGGACTGGAAGCCACCAAGGGCATGTACCTGACCGATGGCTGGTATTGGGACCAATCCGACGCCTCGCGCGCCTGGGCCAAGAAGTTCGAGTCCAAGGTCGGCCGCAAGCCGTCCATGCTGCAGGCGGGCGACTACTCGTCGGCGACCTTCTACCTGAATGCCGTCAAGGCGACGGGTTCGGACAACGGCGACGACGTCATGAAGTGGATGAAGTCGAACAAGGTGAACGATTTCTTCGCCCAGGGCGGCTTTGTGCGCGAAGACGGCCGCATGATCCACGACATGTACCTGATGCAAGTGAAGACCCCGGCCGAGTCCAAGGGTCCGTGGGACTACTACAAGGTGGTGGCGACGCTGCCCGGCGACGAGGTCTACACCAAGTTGTCCGAATCCACCTGCAAGCTGGTCAAGAAATAA